TTCGCCGCGTCCGGCGGCTCTCCTTCGCGCTACGTATTGTCCTTGATGAACAGCAAGCCGTCGTTGTAATCCAAATAGAAGAGGTACTCTTTAAGCACGTTGCGCCCGATGATGCCGTCGTAATCGGGATCCTGGAAGGTCTGGTTGCTGTCCGGAACGACCACTTGCCCGGTGCGGTACCCAAGCGGCCCGAAGATCATGTTCTGGACGTCGTAGATCTGGCTGTGCACGTCGCCGGCGACCGATTCGAAGATGAGATCCTGCGGCGACGCCTCTCCGGTCCGCAGCGCGACGCCGGCCCGCGGCAGCCTGTCGAGGTAATGGTGGTAGAGAAGGGTTCCGAAGCCGCCGGTATCGAGCAAGAACGAGCCCGCAACGCCCTCGAAGCTCGCGCCGACGCGGGGCACGCAGTCGTCCATTTGTATCGGCATCGCGCGTACGCCGAGGGCATGCGGATCGAAGCCCGACCAGGGGTTGAGCGTTACTTGCCGCGTCTTGAAATCGAAGCCGACGATGGCGCTCGCGAGAAAATCACATCCGAGAAGTCCGACCACGTGAGCGTGCGGGCCCGAGCTGAGCGTCATCGGGGCGACCGAGAACGCGACGCGGTGGACGTGGACGTTGCCGAACGTGACGTCGGATGCGACGGCTTCGCCGCCGGAGATCGTCAAACCCAGCCGGCGCGCCGCCCCTTCATCGAGGAGCAGCTCCGACGATCCCGTGTCTAGCGTAAAGTCGAGCGTCTGGCCGTTGATCTGCACGCCGACGACGAAGCCGTCGTCGTGCGTAAAACGTGCGGCTAAGCGAACCGGACCGTTCTGCAGGCTAAACATGGGCGTCGTGGTGGGCATGGTGACGGCGGCCGGATCAACGGTAGGCGTGCTCGCGAACGACGTCGTGCGCACCTCTTCGTCGTCCGCCGGATCCCCGTCGCTGAGGTGCAGGTCGAATGCAACGGTCTTTCCGAACGCCGTGCGGTAATCCGCGTACGTCGTGACGTGCCGGCGTCGATCGACCTCGAACGTGACGACGCGATCGACCCGAAACGTCTGCGCGTTGATGTATTCGTACTGGTCTTGGCCTCCGGGCGGGTTCGCCTCGACGACGTACTCGCTCGGCGAGCCTTGCGTCAACCCGAGCACGCGCACGTGAAACTGGGGATCGGCGACGTGCTGCCATGCCAAGGAATTCGGATCGGCCGTGTCGTGGAATCCGCTCTCGAGCATCACGATGCCGTTCTCGTCGCGAAACCAGTTCTGCCCGTGATACGTGCCCCAGGATTGCGTCAGACCCAAGCCTTCTTGCTCGATCGTGACCGAATCGTTCCCGACGATCTGCGTCATGCGCAGCATCTTCCAATCGCTTCCGCTCACCTGGCGTATAACGAGATACGATCCCGACGCCAACGTGCCCGCCGCCGCGTTCGCTTTTGCCAACAACTGCGCCGCCGTCACGGCGGTGGGGAGGTATGGGGTGTCGGCAGCCGTTCGCGAGAACGCGAGCGTGCCAAAAACGACGATCAGCCCTGCTACGAACCCGATTCGCACGAGCGCCTCCAGTCTCTCGCTCAGGATACGCTCGCGGGCGCTCGCCTCCTCTCCCGCCGGATGCAGCGCTCGACGCCGTGCCACTCGGCCAGCCACGAGGAGCGCGCCTTCGCGACGGCGCGCCGCTCGACGGCGGCGATCGCCCCAGCGGCGAACGCGTGTTTCGGATCGGCGGAGAACTCACGCAGCCGCCGCGCCGCCCCTGCCGCGTCGTGCTCTTCGCCAAGTACGTCCTGCAGGCGCACGACGCACTTCGCCACGCGCCGCGGCGGAGACATGTCGATGGGGGCCAGCGCCTCGAGCGCATAGCGCAGATGCTTGGCCGCGATGCGCACTGCATGCAGCGCTTCGTCACTCGGTCCGGGCCCGCACCGGCGCACCCGCTTGCGCAAGCGCTTGTAGACGTCCTCGAGCACCGGCACAATCAGCGTCCTCGCCCGATCCGCCGCACGAGCCGCGAGCACCGGCGGCTCGGCTGCGCCCTGCAGCGCACGCATGACCTCGCCGTACTCTCTGCTGCGCCGCGTTGCAGCGATCCGGTCGTATGCCTCCCGGCGCCGTTGTTCGAAGAGCGCGAGAATCTCGCCGGCGCTGGGGCGATCGGCGGGGTCGATATCGGCGAGCGCCGCGCGCATGCGCTCGACCATGACGTCGGCGTCGCGCGCCTCCGAGAGCTCGTCGCTCAATCCGCGCAACGTCTCGCGCACGTTTCGCGCCCAGCCGGGATCGAGCGCGGTTTCGAACGTGCGCAACGCCGAGCGCAACCGGCGCACCGCGACGCGAGCGTCGTGCACGATCTCGGGATCGGCGCTGCCGCGCTCGAGCTGCAGATCGCAGGCCGAAAAATCCTCGACGTAGCCCGAAAGCGTCGCGTGGAGGAACGCTCCGACGCGCAGATCACGCTTCGCGATAGAAACAGCTCCCGCAGACTTGAACGTAGTGGTGCTTCCCTTCGATGCCGATCTGCTCTCCCTCGGTGACGCGTTTCCCCTGCGCGTCGATCCGCACGTTCATCGTCGCCTTCTTCCCGCACGCACATACGGTCTTGAGCTCCTCGATGCTATCTGCGAGCGTCAAGAGGTACGCGGAGCCGGGAAACGGCTCGCCGCGAAAATCGCTGCGCAAGCCGTAGCAGATCACGGGCACCCCCAGCTCGTGCGCGGCGCGATGAAGCTGGCGGACCTGCTCGGCCGTGAGAAACTGCGCTTCGTCGACGAGAATGCACGCCGCGTCGCTTGCCTCCTTGACGCCGGCGAAGAAATCGAACGTCGTGTCGTACGTTGCCGCGCCGCGCTGCGGACCGAGACGAGACGTGATGATTCCCACGCCGTAGCGATCGTCCAAAACCGACGTGAAGATCCACACCGGGCGGCCGTGCTCTCCGTAGTTGTACGCGACCTGCAGGAGTGCCGTCGACTTGCCGGCATTCATCGCCGAGTAGCGGAAGTAGAGTTTTGCCATTAGCCCCGCGCCTGCCCGCGGGCGCGCGCCGCGACGATGAAGAGCGGCAGCGAGGCGATCTGCAACGCGACCGAAAAGATCACGACCGCGAGCAGCGAGCGATCGTAGAGCGCCCCCATCGCCGCACTGCCGGCGAACCACGCGATACCGTAGATGCCGTCGAACGTGCCCAGCGCCGTCGCACGCTGCGCGGCCGGAATCAGCCCCGAGACGATCGACGGAAGCAGCGTCTCCTGGGCGGCCATGCCGAGCCCCCACAGGACCACGCCCGCGATCGCCATCGGCTCGTTGCCGAGAAAACACAGCGGCGCGAAAAACGCCGCCAGCGCAAAGGCGCCGAGCACCGTCGTAAGCGGGGAGCGGTCGTAGAACCGGCCGAAGAACGGCGCGCCAACGGCGCCGACGAGCATCGCGACGGCATAAAGGATGGGAATGAAGTGGTTCGCGATGACGTGCGCTTTGCTAAAGTGGAACGACACGAGTGCGAAATCCGCGAACCCTGCCGCAACGCATGCTCCGGCTCCGGCGTAGATCCAATAGGCACGGCCGAAATGCTCGATGCGTGGCGCCGGGTGCGGCTCGAGATCGCGCGGTGAGGGATACTGCGCGCGCGCGAACGTCAGTGCGAGGAGCGCCAGGACGCCGGGGATCGCGAGCACGCCGAATGCGCCTGCGAATCCACCCTGGAATGCAAGCACCGCCGCGACGAGCAGCGGGCCGACCGTCGCCCCGGCTTGATCCATCGACTCGTGGAAGCCGAATACCCAGCCCTGGCCGATCTGCGAGCCGGCATGAGCGAGCATGGCCGAGACCGCCGGTTTGCGAATGCCGCGCCCGAAGCGCTCCCCGACGAGCAGCGCCCCGGCCGCCGGCCACGCGTGCGCGAGCGCGAGCGCAGGAACGCTGAGCACGTTGACCCCGTAGCCGAGAAACGTGATCGGCCAATACCGGCGCGTGCGGTCCGCCACGACTCCGCTGACGATGCGAAAGCCGTACCCGATGAGCTCTCCAAGGCCGGCGATGAGCCCGACGATCAACCCCGTCGCACCGAGGTGAGCGAGAAACGGGCCGGCGATGCTGCGACCGCCCTCGTACGTCATGTCGGCGAAGAGGCTGACGACGCCGATGATGAATACGAAGCGGAATGGCGTCGGCTTCATATGAAGAAGAGAGCTGCGATGACGTCTCGCAGATACCTGGTCTTTGCACTGATGTTCGCGGGCATCTTCATCAACTATATGGACCGGGTGAACTTCTCCGTTTCGATTCCGGCGATTCGACACACGTTCGGCTTCACTCTTCAGCAAATCGGAGCGATCGGGTTCGCATGGGCGATCGTTTATGCAATCTTCAACTTTCCCGGCGGCTGGCTCGTCGACCGGCTCGGCCTGCGCTGGGGACTCGTGGTGACGCTCGGATGGTGGTCGGTCTTCACGATTCTCACGCCGTTCGCCGGATCGCTCGCGGCCTGGTACCTCGTGCGCGGCCTCATGGGCGCCGGTGAGGCGCCGATTTGGCCGCTCAACGCGAAGTGCGCAAATACATGGGCTCGGCCCTCAGAGCGATCGACGCTCTACACGTGGGCGGGCTCCGGCCAGTTCCTCGGGCCGGCGGTGGGGACGCTGCTCGCCGGCCTCATTCTCGTGAGGTTCGGCTGGCAGTGGACGTTCATCGTCTTCGGTGCGGCGGGATTGCTGCTTCTTCCGCTTTGGATCGGCATCGTTCGCGACCATCCCGATCACGCACATCAGCGCGCCGACTGGCCCGGCATCAAAGCCGTCATCTTTAGCCGGACCGGCCTCGGGATGCTGTTCGTCTATCTGACGTTCGGCTACATCCTCTTCACATTTTTGTATTGGGTGCCGAGCTACATGTACTACACGTTCCACATGAGCATTCTCAAGAGCTCGGCGTGGGCGAGCCTCGGCGGGTTGCTCGGCTTCCTCGGCTTCATCATCTCCGGCCCATTCAACGACTGGCTCGTTCGCCGCTTCGACCGCCTCACCGCACGGCGCATCGGCTCGTGCCTTCCGATGATCTTCGCGGTCGCGTGCGTCGTCGCATCGCTCTTCAGCGCGCGCGCCGCGCTCGCGGGCGAGACCGCGGTTCTTCTCGGGCTGGCACAGCTCCTCATGAACGTCACCGTCGGTGCTTGGGCAGTCAACGTTCTCGACATCTCACCGAATCAAGCCTCGACGGGTTTCGTCTACGGCATCTACAACGGTGCGCTCAACGTCATGGGCGCGCTCAACTCGCTCATCCTGACGTGGCTCGCGACGCGCTACGGCTTTCCGATGGCGTTCGGCAGCGCGGTCGTCTTCATGCTCGTCTTCCTCGCGAGCATGCTCCTCGTGGTCGATCGCCGCAGTTACACGCGGCTGATCGATCACGCCGGGCTGGCGCGCGCTCCGCGTTGAAGAGTTGAGGAGCAACTGGCCTCTTGAGTCTCAATCATCGCACCTCGACGACACGTAGTTCGGGGAATGCGCGCCGGTAAAACGCGGCGTCGCGCGTCACGAGGCTCCCGACAGCGTAGGCATGGGCACCGATGAGAAAGTCAGCGAGGATACGGCGAGGAATGCCTGCGCCCGATGCCTTGCGCCGGCAAGCGTACGCACCGAACGCGACGCCGGCGTGCGCCCAAACGTCGAGCGCGAGCGCAGTATCTATCGCAATTCCTGACAAACGCAACACCTCATCGATGTCGTTACGATGAACGGCCGGCGACGCACGCAGCTCCGCATAGACTGCTGCGCAGATCACGACGCCGCTATTTCGGCTCGCTGATTCGATCGCCCGCAACGCAGCGTCGGCGGCCAACGAGGTGCCGGCACCCAAATCGATCACGATGTTCGTGTCAAGCGCGGTCATCGTAGTCATCATGACCTCGGACGTCGCGAAGCCACGTGTCAATTTCGGCGGCCTCCAAGCCTTCGCCGGCTCTCCATGTGCCGACGAGCGGGGCCAATCGCTCGCGAACGGCCGGAGGGGCCACCGTGACCGTGCCGTCGTCTTGAACCTCAAAGCGAAGATCGTCGCCGGGGCCGACGTGAAACAGAGCACTGATGCCGGCGGGCAGCGTCAACTGGTTCTTACTCGTAATCCTTGCTTTGAACTCCTTACCACTCATCCCTTACAAGATAGCCATTCTCGCTGCTGTCGTCAACGCCCCGGCGCGTCGTCGAGGTCGTCGCCACTGAAGGACAGCTCCTCACGGAGGTGCATCGGCGCAACGTGCGCGATCCCGTGGGGGGGACGGCGCGCAAAAAAGTGAGCGCGTAAACGAGTGAACGTCTGCAGTTAAAGCGGCCTCCGCGGGCAGGACGCGCTGGCGCACAGGACGCGCGAGTGCATAAGCGAACAGGCGCCCTTCATGTGAGGCGTGCTAGCGTCAGCATTGCCTCGTTTGCGTGCGAGGAGGAGCAATGAGGACCCGTTCTATCGTGGCCGGCGTCGTCGCTGCGGCGGTACTCGCAGCGTGTACGAGCACGGGCACGGCGTACAATCCACCCTTCGGCGGGAACATCGTGACAGTCGTCATCTCGGGATCCGCGACCGTTGCATACCAGACGAGTCCGCATTCGCCGTGGAAGCTGCTCGCACCGGGCCAGACGACGTTCGAGACGACGAATGGCACGGCGTACGGCGTCGCCTATACCTGTCCCGATATACTTCCGGCGCAAAGGGGAACGGGAGTTCGCCCGCAACGAGTGGGGTGGCAGCCGACGGCCGTCATCCAATCGACGACGCAGGAGTTCAACACGGTTCCGATTCCCTGCAGCCTGCCGCAATACGCGACCCTTTCGGGAACGTACGACGCGACGGCAATCGCAAACACGGTCGGCGTCGACGTCGACGACCAGGCTACTCCAACCAACGCTACCAGCGGCAGCTACTCGATGACCGTACCGGTCGCGACGCAGGACGTCCTCAGCTTTGCATATGACGTGAATCTCAACGTGCTCGCCGTCAAGACGTATCCGAACGTCGACGTTACGGCAAGCGGCGCGACGCAAAACATCGTATACTCGGCCGGCGACGCCGTCGGCGCGAACAAGACCGTGTCCTGGACGAATAATCCGCCCTGGACTGGCGAGACGCAGGGCTATACCGTCTCGTTCGGCGACCTCTGGCACCAGCTCAGCCTCGCAAACGCTCCTTACCCCACCCCGACGGTTACGTATCCGACAATCGCTGCCGGAGACGTCAGCGCAAACGATTTCTACACCGCTGACGGAACAGCGTATATTTTCGGCTCAGGATCCACGAACCTCGTCGAGGCGATGCAATACGGGGCGTCGCTGCCGTCGAGCATGGAGATGCCGGACGTGTGGAACGCGAACGGCCCCGACGTCACCTCGCAGCCGCAGTATACGCTCGATTTCAACGGTCTGCACGCTCCGCGCGGCGGCGTCAGCGGTTACCTGATAAGTCAGCCGTGGTATTCAGGCAACGGTCAGGACGGCTGGAATCTCGCTTTCGTGTCCGACGGTTTCCTCAAAGCGACGCGGTCGACGTATACCTTTCCGAACATCACGCTCGCCGGCTTCTCATCGATGACCGTGCCGACAGGCGACACGATTTCGTGGCAGCTCTCCGCCGTCGACTTCTCCGGCGTTTTCCTCGGCGAACTCGTGTACGTCGCCGTGGTGCTCGACCAACGACACGGCGCCGGTGCGCAGTCGGTAAACGCGCACCATATGCCTGCGCCGCTCTCCGCAATGTATCCGCTCTCAAAAGGAAGCACGAACTCGACGTCAGGCATGGGCTACATTTCGGCAGCTAGCGGCTGTACGACGGAGGGCACCGGCGCCGCCTGCGGCCAGTAGGCGAGCCCACTCCTTGGCGTTGTCCCTAGAACGCTAGAACGATAGAACGGCGTTAGTCTCACGTTTTAGGCACATTTCGTCCTAACTGGCGAGCACTAGCGGGGATCGCATCGTTAACTTTGTAATACAAAGTAAATAAGCTGTCTACGCCCGACCAAAGCCTAGCGGACCTCAACCTTCTCGACCGGCCGGCCACGGGTGCATGGCAATTCCGCCTATGTTGTGCTATATTATGGCAGAACAGCCACCAGAGGAACCAATGACAACCATCCTTGATCCCGCCCTTGCGATCGCACCTGCTACGGCCCTCAAAGCTGCCGAGCGCGTCGCAGAGCGATGGCACCTCCACCGGCAAGACCTCCCGACGCTCTTAGGCAGCAAACCGCGCACCGTTCGCTCCTGGTACGAGAATACGCCGGCAGCCCTCGATCAAGACGTCCTCGAGCGCATTGGACACGTCGTCGGGATCTACGACGCCCTTCACACCATCTTTGGCGATAGCGACTACGCCGATCGCTGGATTCAGGAGCCCAACCTAGCCTTCGGAGAGAAGAAACCCGCCGATCTCATGCTCTCGGGCAGCTTTACCGCACTCGTCGACGTGCACCGTTATTTGCAGCAGACATTCGCATGATCGTCACACTCAATGCACCGTTCATCCGTCTCGCATACCCGCTACGCAGCACTGCTGTCGAATCGCTCGTGGACAATCCCGATGAACTGAAAGCGCTCACCGGCCTCATTGGGCGTGCGCGCGGGACGTCATCCGACGAAACCATCAAGGGGTACATCATGCGCCCCTTCGAGTTTCCAAACCCGAGCCGCTTCAGCGATGGGTCCTACGGGATATTGTACGCTGCAAATTCGATCACCACCGCAGTTAGAGAAACAGCGCATCATCTTGCGCGCATATTCGCCGACGGCAATGCCCCCAAACAAGATTCACGGAAAAAGAAGCTCGCGATCGATGTAGCCGGCAAAGTCCACGATATTCGAGTCGCGGTCGACAAAGACGTCCCCACCGAGATATACGATCCGAACGACTATCGTGCAGCTCGCACATTCGGGCGATACCAACAGAAGCAAAGTATCCCGGGGCTACACTTCGACAGCGTGCGCAACACACACGGCGGCCACTGCGTCGGTGCCTTTACTCCGCATCTTGTCAAGCACGCGGCGATCGCCGGCGACGTGGCACTTGTTTGGGATGGGACGCGCTTCATAGAAGAGCACGACATCTCCCCAATCCCAGAATCCTAAACCCCAGACTGCATTAAAGCGGCGCGCTGCCCCGGGAGCTAGGGTCCGAAGATAAGGGGTTTTTCGAAGTCGGTCGACTGCGAGCTCTCCAGCGTCGTTGTATCCCGCTACTGCTCTTATCGAATGACCGTCGGATATCGCGATTCCTTGCGAATCGGCTTTCTTGACGATCGAATGTCCAGGCCCTTTTCGTTCGCCCAATCGAGTTCGATGGAAAATGCGGACGGCGAGTTAGATGGGAATTATCGCCCAGTTAGGTGGAAACTCGACCGATATCTGACACCCGCACTTGTTTGCATCGCAACCGCAATGATGCGAAAAACGCCCCGTTTGACGGGGCGTTTTTGCTTGTCTCACTTGTCTCAATTGGTGCCGTCGCGGCATTTACATTTTTAGAGCCATTTCCACCTAACTGCCGGTTTTCGATAGTTAGGGTGAGTCAGCATCAGAACGCTAGAACGGAATTTCGTCGTCGAGATCGTCGCCGCTGAAGGCGTCGCCCGTTCCGTTCGGGGCTGCCGCTGCGCGCGCACCGACGGGAGCGAACTCCTCCTCACCCGTACCGCCGCTTCCACCGTCGCGACGGCTTCCGAGCATCTGCATGTTGTCGATGACGACTTCTGTTGCTTTGCGCTTGTTGCCATCCTTGTCATCGTAGGAACGAATGACGAGGCGCCCCTCGACGAGCGTGTTCTGCCCCTTCTTGAGGTACGTGTTGCAAGTCTCGCCGAGGCGATCCCACGCCACGATGTCCACGAACGTCGTCTCCTCTTTGTTGCGCGGGTTGTTGACCGCGAGCGAAAACTTCGTCACCGCTTTGCCCGACTGCGTGTACCGGATCTCCGGATCGCGCGTGAGGTTACCGACCAAAATCACCCGGTTATAGGATCCTGCCATGATGTTTCTCTCTCTTTCGCAGTGTCACGGTGCTAGTGCAGTCCGATCCTAGGACCAATCTATGCCCACTGGTGGGCACTCTTAGGGAAGGGCCTCAGCGCTCTCCTCTGCCTCCTCCAGCCGGGGCTGGGCGGCCCTAGCGATCGCCATCTGTGCCAGGGCTTGTTTGTCGAGCCGGATCAGGAGCTCTCGCAGGACGTCCTCGTGCAATCGCAACTGGCGCTCCAGTTCCTTGGCCGCAGCCGGCGACGCGTTGAACTGCATCGCCACGTAGCTGCCCTCCCGCGCGTCCGCGATCTCGTAGGCGAGACGCTTCTTGCCGAGTTTCTCGACGGAGACGACTTGACCGCCCTGAGCACGAATGATCTCGGCAATGGCGTTCGAGCGCTCGTCGATCTCGGTCTCCTCGAGACTGGGACGCAAAATGTACGTGACCTCATAGTCGTTCATAGCCTAGGTATGCTATCACGCCGGTTTCGGCGCCGACAAGGCATGGGGCTCAAACGCCGGGGGCAAGCTTCTCAGACCGTTCGAAGGTCCTGCGGATAGCCTCTATGGGTAAGATTTCGTCAGTGACCACTGCTCGCTTTGCACCTCGAAGGAGCCTGGGCCGGCCGCTTCTCGCATGCGCCGGACTCTCTTTCGTTATGCTCATGGCCGGGTGCGCAGGCCACGGCCGGGGCGGGGCGCAAGGGCCGGCAGCGCCCCCGTATGTCGCGACTTCGATCGCTACCTTCGGGGCGATTCACCCCGCCTCGCAGCTTGCGGGCATCATCGCCCCATACGAAAACGTTGCGATCCAGACCACACTCGTCGAGGCGGCCGACGGCGTCTACGTGCAAGAGGGCGACACCGTCTATCGCGGCGAGGTGCTCGCTCGGCTCGATACCGCCGACCTCCAGGCGCAGCTCGCCGCAGACGAGGCGAACACGTCGCACGCCGTCTATCAGGGCGGCTTGTCGATCTCGCAAGCGGTCAATACCCTTCAACAAGCCGAAACGACGCTCCACACCGATCAGCTGAACCTGACCCGCGATCGTGCGCTGCTCAGCCACGGCTATCTCTCGCAACAGACCTACGACAATCAGCTCGAAGTCGTCCGTAACGACGAGCAAGCCGTTCGCACCGCC
The Candidatus Dormiibacterota bacterium DNA segment above includes these coding regions:
- the ssb gene encoding single-stranded DNA-binding protein, translating into MAGSYNRVILVGNLTRDPEIRYTQSGKAVTKFSLAVNNPRNKEETTFVDIVAWDRLGETCNTYLKKGQNTLVEGRLVIRSYDDKDGNKRKATEVVIDNMQMLGSRRDGGSGGTGEEEFAPVGARAAAAPNGTGDAFSGDDLDDEIPF
- a CDS encoding MFS transporter — translated: MKPTPFRFVFIIGVVSLFADMTYEGGRSIAGPFLAHLGATGLIVGLIAGLGELIGYGFRIVSGVVADRTRRYWPITFLGYGVNVLSVPALALAHAWPAAGALLVGERFGRGIRKPAVSAMLAHAGSQIGQGWVFGFHESMDQAGATVGPLLVAAVLAFQGGFAGAFGVLAIPGVLALLALTFARAQYPSPRDLEPHPAPRIEHFGRAYWIYAGAGACVAAGFADFALVSFHFSKAHVIANHFIPILYAVAMLVGAVGAPFFGRFYDRSPLTTVLGAFALAAFFAPLCFLGNEPMAIAGVVLWGLGMAAQETLLPSIVSGLIPAAQRATALGTFDGIYGIAWFAGSAAMGALYDRSLLAVVIFSVALQIASLPLFIVAARARGQARG
- a CDS encoding CHAD domain-containing protein codes for the protein MAKRDLRVGAFLHATLSGYVEDFSACDLQLERGSADPEIVHDARVAVRRLRSALRTFETALDPGWARNVRETLRGLSDELSEARDADVMVERMRAALADIDPADRPSAGEILALFEQRRREAYDRIAATRRSREYGEVMRALQGAAEPPVLAARAADRARTLIVPVLEDVYKRLRKRVRRCGPGPSDEALHAVRIAAKHLRYALEALAPIDMSPPRRVAKCVVRLQDVLGEEHDAAGAARRLREFSADPKHAFAAGAIAAVERRAVAKARSSWLAEWHGVERCIRRERRRAPASVS
- a CDS encoding antitoxin Xre/MbcA/ParS toxin-binding domain-containing protein, with the protein product MTTILDPALAIAPATALKAAERVAERWHLHRQDLPTLLGSKPRTVRSWYENTPAALDQDVLERIGHVVGIYDALHTIFGDSDYADRWIQEPNLAFGEKKPADLMLSGSFTALVDVHRYLQQTFA
- a CDS encoding RES family NAD+ phosphorylase; amino-acid sequence: MIVTLNAPFIRLAYPLRSTAVESLVDNPDELKALTGLIGRARGTSSDETIKGYIMRPFEFPNPSRFSDGSYGILYAANSITTAVRETAHHLARIFADGNAPKQDSRKKKLAIDVAGKVHDIRVAVDKDVPTEIYDPNDYRAARTFGRYQQKQSIPGLHFDSVRNTHGGHCVGAFTPHLVKHAAIAGDVALVWDGTRFIEEHDISPIPES
- a CDS encoding MFS transporter; protein product: MTSRRYLVFALMFAGIFINYMDRVNFSVSIPAIRHTFGFTLQQIGAIGFAWAIVYAIFNFPGGWLVDRLGLRWGLVVTLGWWSVFTILTPFAGSLAAWYLVRGLMGAGEAPIWPLNAKCANTWARPSERSTLYTWAGSGQFLGPAVGTLLAGLILVRFGWQWTFIVFGAAGLLLLPLWIGIVRDHPDHAHQRADWPGIKAVIFSRTGLGMLFVYLTFGYILFTFLYWVPSYMYYTFHMSILKSSAWASLGGLLGFLGFIISGPFNDWLVRRFDRLTARRIGSCLPMIFAVACVVASLFSARAALAGETAVLLGLAQLLMNVTVGAWAVNVLDISPNQASTGFVYGIYNGALNVMGALNSLILTWLATRYGFPMAFGSAVVFMLVFLASMLLVVDRRSYTRLIDHAGLARAPR
- a CDS encoding AbrB/MazE/SpoVT family DNA-binding domain-containing protein, giving the protein MSGKEFKARITSKNQLTLPAGISALFHVGPGDDLRFEVQDDGTVTVAPPAVRERLAPLVGTWRAGEGLEAAEIDTWLRDVRGHDDYDDRA
- the rpsF gene encoding 30S ribosomal protein S6; this translates as MNDYEVTYILRPSLEETEIDERSNAIAEIIRAQGGQVVSVEKLGKKRLAYEIADAREGSYVAMQFNASPAAAKELERQLRLHEDVLRELLIRLDKQALAQMAIARAAQPRLEEAEESAEALP
- a CDS encoding thymidine kinase, with the protein product MAKLYFRYSAMNAGKSTALLQVAYNYGEHGRPVWIFTSVLDDRYGVGIITSRLGPQRGAATYDTTFDFFAGVKEASDAACILVDEAQFLTAEQVRQLHRAAHELGVPVICYGLRSDFRGEPFPGSAYLLTLADSIEELKTVCACGKKATMNVRIDAQGKRVTEGEQIGIEGKHHYVQVCGSCFYREA
- a CDS encoding PIN domain-containing protein — translated: MTALDTNIVIDLGAGTSLAADAALRAIESASRNSGVVICAAVYAELRASPAVHRNDIDEVLRLSGIAIDTALALDVWAHAGVAFGAYACRRKASGAGIPRRILADFLIGAHAYAVGSLVTRDAAFYRRAFPELRVVEVR
- a CDS encoding retropepsin-like aspartic protease gives rise to the protein MAGRVARRRALHPAGEEASARERILSERLEALVRIGFVAGLIVVFGTLAFSRTAADTPYLPTAVTAAQLLAKANAAAGTLASGSYLVIRQVSGSDWKMLRMTQIVGNDSVTIEQEGLGLTQSWGTYHGQNWFRDENGIVMLESGFHDTADPNSLAWQHVADPQFHVRVLGLTQGSPSEYVVEANPPGGQDQYEYINAQTFRVDRVVTFEVDRRRHVTTYADYRTAFGKTVAFDLHLSDGDPADDEEVRTTSFASTPTVDPAAVTMPTTTPMFSLQNGPVRLAARFTHDDGFVVGVQINGQTLDFTLDTGSSELLLDEGAARRLGLTISGGEAVASDVTFGNVHVHRVAFSVAPMTLSSGPHAHVVGLLGCDFLASAIVGFDFKTRQVTLNPWSGFDPHALGVRAMPIQMDDCVPRVGASFEGVAGSFLLDTGGFGTLLYHHYLDRLPRAGVALRTGEASPQDLIFESVAGDVHSQIYDVQNMIFGPLGYRTGQVVVPDSNQTFQDPDYDGIIGRNVLKEYLFYLDYNDGLLFIKDNT